The following coding sequences lie in one Sorghum bicolor cultivar BTx623 chromosome 6, Sorghum_bicolor_NCBIv3, whole genome shotgun sequence genomic window:
- the LOC8075832 gene encoding scarecrow-like protein 23, with protein sequence MNLTLSLAINGGGTSGTTKKRKLLRDSVVVDDVMSCDGGDHSRVARLLQARERMMARLEADDTRVAAAAPDDGSAGSLRLMHLLLSSVAAAESGDAHAAAAALHEVYRRASFRGGDPAQRVAAYFADALASSRLVIRSPSPAAAAAAAAASPSPSPPTRAERFLAYTMFYQASPIYQLAHFTANQAIVEAFESGGRRRLHVVDFDVSYGFQWPSLIQSMSHAAASTSTSTCTTSSSSHDGGDGDCAEPPVSLRITGLGTNPDELRQTEARLARFASGCPNLRFEFEGIVVVDDDGPDSGRRHERIKVDDDATVVVNLVFPAAAAHQSSTTTSTRDEACSSALARIRSLNPSLVFLVEKDGGGNATSRGRRSSIVLPPFTASLRYFAAVFDSLHECLPADSAERLAIERNHLGAEISDAMASLADYNNNYGGGGDDHHMVELPTTSCWRQMMERAGFERVELSSRTVSQAKLLLKMKSGGGGGFRVMMEGEGGSSAMSLGWRDSVQLITATGWRRRRRSTNKPAFS encoded by the coding sequence ATGAACCTGACGTTGAGTCTAGCCATCAATGGCGGTGGCACCAGCGGCACGACCAAGAAGCGCAAGCTGCTGCGGGAcagcgtcgtcgtcgacgacgtgATGAGCTGCGATGGTGGAGACCACAGCAGGGTCGCGAGGCTTCTACAGGCCAGGGAACGGATGATGGCGAGGTTGGAGGCCGACGACACGAgggtagcagcagcagctcccgaTGACGGTAGCGCCGGCAGCCTGCGGCTCATGCATTTGCTTCTCTCGTCGGTGGCCGCGGCGGAGTCCGGCGACGCGCACGCGGCCGCCGCGGCCCTGCACGAGGTCTACCGGCGCGCGTCGTTCCGCGGCGGCGACCCCGCGCAGCGCGTCGCGGCCTACTTCGCGGACGCGCTGGCGTCGTCGAGGCTCGTCATCCGGTCGCCGTCGCctgcggcggccgcggccgcggccgcggcctcgccctcgccctcgccgccgACGCGCGCCGAGCGGTTCCTGGCGTACACCATGTTCTACCAGGCGTCCCCGATCTACCAGCTCGCGCACTTCACGGCGAACCAGGCGATCGTGGAGGCGTTCGAGAGCGGCGGCCGCCGGCGCCTCCACGTCGTCGACTTCGACGTGTCGTACGGCTTCCAGTGGCCCTCCCTGATCCAGTCCATGTCGCACGCCGCCGCGAGCACGAGCACGAGCACGTGCACGACGAGCAGCAGCTCACACGACGGTGGCGACGGCGACTGCGCCGAGCCGCCGGTTTCCCTGCGAATCACCGGCCTCGGCACGAACCCCGACGAGCTGAGGCAAACGGAGGCGCGGCTGGCGCGGTTCGCGAGCGGGTGCCCCAACCTAAGGTTCGAGTTCGAGGGCATCGTGGTCGTGGACGATGATGGTCCAGACAGTGGCCGCCGCCATGAACGCATCAAGGTCGACGACGACGCGACCGTGGTCGTCAACCTGGTGTTcccggcagcagcagcacatcagagctcgacgacgacgagcacAAGAGACGAAGCGTGCAGCAGCGCGTTGGCTCGCATCCGCTCCCTGAATCCGTCCCTGGTGTTCTTGGTCGAGAAAGATGGCGGCGGCAATGCCACGTCGAGAGGACGCCGCTCCTCAATCGTGCTCCCGCCGTTCACGGCCAGCCTGCGGTACTTCGCGGCGGTGTTCGACTCGCTGCACGAGTGCCTCCCCGCCGACAGCGCCGAGAGGCTCGCCATCGAGCGGAACCACCTGGGCGCGGAGATCAGCGACGCCATGGCTTCTTTAGCAGACTACAACAACAactatggcggcggcggcgacgatcaTCACATGGTAGAGCTGCCTACTACCAGCTGTTGGAGGCAGATGATGGAGCGCGCGGGGTTCGAGCGCGTGGAGCTGAGCTCGCGAACGGTGAGCCAGGCGAAGCTGCTGCTGAAGATgaagagcggcggcggcggcgggttccGGGTCATGATGGAGGGCGAAGGTGGCAGCAGCGCCATGTCGCTGGGGTGGAGAGATAGCGTGCAGCTGATCACCGCGACTGggtggcggcgccggcgccgatcGACCAACAAGCCGGCGTTCAGCTAG